One Sporolituus thermophilus DSM 23256 genomic region harbors:
- the argS gene encoding arginine--tRNA ligase, with translation MDIKQLLTETIAKAAREAMAADAFRADELPPVMLEVPPQKEFGDYATNFAMQAARAAKTSPRVIAQALVDRIRAPWLEKAVIAGPGFINFYLKPGWLYDLLQRILAAGENYGNTDYGRGRRVQVEFVSANPTGPLHVGHGRGAAVGSALVNLLRAAGYDVEAEFYINDAGSQIDHLAASVNARYLELLGHPVEFPEDGYHGRDIIDTAQRIIDREGARYLLVSPAERLAVFKELALSEKLAALREDLEAFGVTFDVWFSERTLHQTGAIADTCELLKKSGDIYEQDGALWLRSTAYGDDKDRVVIRDNGVPTYLAADIAYHRNKFERGFDTVINIWGADHHGYIARVKAAIAALGYDPARLEVLILQMVSLYQNGELVKMSKRTGQGVTLAELIEEVGRDAARFFFIMRSADSQLDFDLDLAKSRTNENPVYYIQYAHARIASIFRQAEEAGLAIRPEAWTQDKLACLTAETEIDLIKKLGEYPDEITAAARERAPHRIARYVHDLAGLFHAFYNQCRIIGAEPALQNARLGLVTAVQRVLRHALSILGVTAPEKM, from the coding sequence ATGGATATTAAACAGCTGCTAACGGAAACAATTGCCAAAGCCGCTCGCGAGGCTATGGCCGCGGACGCTTTTCGGGCCGACGAACTGCCGCCGGTTATGCTGGAGGTGCCGCCCCAAAAGGAGTTTGGCGACTATGCCACCAACTTTGCCATGCAGGCGGCGCGGGCGGCGAAAACAAGTCCGCGCGTTATCGCCCAGGCCTTAGTCGACCGCATCCGGGCGCCGTGGCTGGAGAAGGCGGTCATTGCCGGGCCGGGGTTTATTAATTTTTATCTTAAGCCCGGCTGGCTGTATGATCTGCTCCAGCGCATCCTGGCGGCCGGCGAAAACTACGGCAATACTGACTACGGGCGCGGCCGGCGCGTCCAGGTGGAGTTCGTCAGTGCCAATCCAACCGGGCCGCTGCATGTCGGGCACGGCCGCGGCGCCGCCGTGGGCAGTGCGCTTGTCAACCTACTGCGGGCTGCCGGCTATGATGTTGAGGCCGAGTTTTATATTAATGATGCCGGCAGTCAGATTGACCATCTGGCGGCCTCGGTCAATGCCCGCTACCTGGAACTTTTGGGCCACCCGGTAGAGTTCCCGGAAGACGGTTACCACGGCCGTGATATCATTGATACCGCCCAACGGATTATTGACCGCGAAGGGGCGCGCTATCTGCTTGTTTCCCCGGCCGAGCGGCTGGCCGTTTTCAAAGAACTGGCCCTGTCGGAAAAACTGGCTGCCCTGCGCGAAGACCTCGAAGCGTTTGGCGTTACCTTTGACGTCTGGTTCAGCGAACGCACCCTGCATCAGACAGGGGCTATTGCCGATACCTGCGAACTGCTGAAAAAAAGCGGTGACATCTATGAACAGGACGGCGCCTTGTGGCTCCGCTCCACCGCCTACGGCGATGATAAAGACCGGGTGGTTATCCGCGATAACGGTGTGCCGACTTACCTGGCGGCCGATATCGCCTACCATCGCAACAAGTTCGAGCGCGGCTTCGATACCGTCATCAATATTTGGGGGGCTGACCACCACGGCTATATTGCGCGGGTCAAGGCCGCCATCGCCGCGCTGGGGTACGACCCGGCGCGCTTGGAAGTGCTGATTTTACAGATGGTCAGCCTGTACCAAAACGGTGAGCTGGTCAAAATGTCCAAGCGCACCGGCCAAGGCGTCACACTGGCCGAGCTTATTGAAGAAGTAGGCCGTGACGCGGCGCGGTTCTTCTTTATTATGCGCTCTGCCGACAGCCAGCTTGATTTTGACCTTGATTTGGCCAAGTCGCGCACCAATGAAAATCCCGTCTACTATATCCAATATGCCCATGCCCGTATTGCCAGCATCTTCCGGCAGGCCGAGGAGGCAGGCCTGGCCATTCGTCCTGAGGCATGGACTCAAGATAAACTTGCCTGCCTTACGGCGGAAACGGAAATCGACCTGATCAAAAAACTGGGCGAATATCCGGACGAAATTACGGCCGCCGCCCGGGAACGGGCGCCGCACCGCATCGCCCGCTATGTTCACGATTTAGCCGGCTTGTTCCATGCCTTCTATAACCAGTGCCGTATTATCGGCGCTGAGCCGGCCTTGCAAAATGCCCGGCTTGGCCTGGTAACGGCGGTGCAGCGCGTCCTTCGCCACGCGCTTAGTATTCTGGGCGTTACGGCGCCGGAAAAAATGTAA
- the rpoE gene encoding DNA-directed RNA polymerase subunit delta, whose protein sequence is MVHPENQLSEVEIAYSILRQVGSAMYFRDLITEVLKIKGRKTQSLAQALAEVHTQINMDSRFVHMGKGMWGLAEWVPQRSGSYQAEETAATASDATLRRQQLLAEIQQDYTEPMVEPAENE, encoded by the coding sequence ATGGTGCATCCGGAAAACCAGCTGTCGGAAGTAGAAATAGCTTATAGCATCCTGCGCCAGGTAGGAAGCGCTATGTATTTTCGCGATTTGATCACAGAAGTGCTCAAGATAAAGGGTCGGAAGACGCAGTCTCTAGCCCAGGCGCTGGCCGAAGTGCATACTCAGATTAATATGGACAGCCGTTTTGTCCATATGGGCAAAGGCATGTGGGGTCTGGCCGAATGGGTGCCGCAGCGTAGCGGCAGCTACCAGGCAGAAGAGACGGCGGCGACTGCTTCCGACGCTACCTTACGGCGGCAGCAGCTGCTCGCCGAAATTCAGCAAGATTATACGGAGCCCATGGTTGAGCCGGCCGAGAACGAATAA
- a CDS encoding CTP synthase, with protein MAKYIFVTGGVVSSLGKGITAASLGRLLKNRGLKVTIQKFDPYINIDPGTMSPYQHGEVFVTEDGGETDLDLGHYERFIDINLSKSSNVTAGKVYWSVISKERKGDYLGSTVQVIPHITNEIKERIYRVGKEDNADIVITEIGGTVGDIESLPFLEAIRQVRKEVGRNDVLYIHVTLVPYISAAGELKTKPTQHSVKELRSIGIHPDIIVCRTEHELSQELKEKLALFCDIDVNAVIQNRNAASIYQVPLLLEEEGLDRIVLEKLNLPAGTADMTEWRKMVDKILYPSKSVRIAIVGKYVQLQDAYMSVSEALRHAGIANDAAIQIKWVNAEEVEGSDADLAALLGDVDGILVPGGFGDRGVEGKIRTIQYAREHKVPFFGLCLGMQCAVIEFARNVCGLKGAHSSEFDPNTPHPVIDLMPEQVAVEEKGGTMRLGVYPCKVAEGTLTYKAYQDEIIYERHRHRFEFNNAYRQLLTEHGLVIGGTLPNGRLVEIIEIKDHPWFVGTQFHPEFKSRPTNPHPLFRDFVKAALTYKEAKQ; from the coding sequence ATGGCAAAATATATTTTTGTTACCGGGGGGGTAGTGTCTTCGCTCGGCAAAGGCATTACGGCTGCGTCGCTGGGCCGGCTGCTCAAAAACCGGGGCCTGAAAGTCACGATACAGAAGTTTGACCCGTATATCAATATTGACCCCGGAACCATGAGCCCTTATCAGCATGGTGAAGTATTTGTTACCGAAGACGGCGGCGAAACCGACCTGGACCTGGGGCACTACGAGCGCTTTATTGACATAAATTTAAGCAAGAGTTCCAATGTGACGGCTGGCAAAGTTTACTGGTCGGTCATCAGCAAGGAGCGCAAGGGTGATTATCTAGGCAGCACCGTCCAGGTTATTCCCCATATTACGAATGAGATTAAAGAGCGCATTTACCGGGTAGGCAAGGAAGATAACGCCGACATTGTTATTACCGAAATCGGCGGCACGGTTGGCGATATCGAAAGTCTCCCGTTCCTTGAGGCCATCCGCCAGGTCAGGAAGGAAGTGGGGCGCAACGACGTCCTCTACATCCATGTTACGCTGGTCCCCTATATTTCGGCGGCCGGCGAGCTCAAGACCAAGCCGACGCAGCACAGCGTGAAAGAGCTGCGTAGCATTGGCATTCATCCCGACATTATCGTCTGCCGCACTGAGCACGAATTGTCGCAGGAACTTAAGGAAAAATTGGCCTTATTCTGCGACATTGACGTTAACGCCGTTATTCAAAACCGTAATGCCGCCAGCATTTACCAGGTACCGCTTTTGCTGGAGGAAGAGGGCCTCGACCGCATTGTGCTGGAAAAGCTCAATCTGCCGGCGGGGACGGCCGACATGACCGAGTGGCGGAAAATGGTGGACAAGATTTTGTATCCGTCCAAATCCGTGCGCATCGCCATTGTCGGTAAGTATGTCCAGCTGCAGGATGCCTATATGAGCGTGTCCGAGGCGCTGCGCCACGCCGGGATCGCCAACGATGCGGCCATCCAGATCAAATGGGTTAATGCCGAGGAAGTGGAAGGCTCAGACGCCGACCTGGCGGCTCTTCTTGGCGACGTAGATGGTATTCTGGTGCCCGGCGGTTTTGGCGACCGCGGCGTGGAAGGCAAAATCCGCACCATTCAATACGCCCGGGAACACAAAGTGCCTTTCTTCGGCCTATGTTTGGGCATGCAGTGTGCCGTCATTGAATTTGCCCGCAATGTGTGCGGGCTTAAAGGCGCTCATTCCAGCGAGTTCGATCCCAATACGCCCCATCCTGTTATCGACCTGATGCCCGAGCAAGTCGCCGTCGAGGAAAAGGGCGGTACGATGCGCTTAGGCGTATACCCCTGTAAAGTTGCCGAAGGGACTTTAACCTACAAGGCCTATCAGGATGAAATTATTTATGAGCGGCACCGCCACCGCTTTGAATTCAATAACGCCTACCGCCAGCTTTTGACCGAGCATGGTCTGGTTATTGGCGGCACCTTGCCGAACGGCCGACTGGTGGAAATTATCGAGATTAAAGACCATCCCTGGTTTGTCGGCACCCAGTTCCACCCTGAATTCAAGTCCCGGCCGACCAATCCGCATCCGCTGTTCCGCGATTTCGTGAAAGCGGCCCTGACGTACAAAGAAGCGAAACAGTAA
- the sppA gene encoding signal peptide peptidase SppA yields MFKRTVMYVIAAVVLVSLAGAAVIFPGLKTKGGAAQGKVAVIYIDGVIIGGRGQSALLAEYGGTDVIMRQLHEARDDAAVRAVVLRINSPGGSAPASQEVGEEVKKLRAAGKIVVTSMGDVAASGGYWIAALTDKIYANPATMTGSIGVYIPYANWEELYRKIGIRQEKIKSGPHKDILSPERSMTGEERAIIQAMVDDMYNQFVAVVAEGRKMDPARVRQLADGRIYTGNQAKELGLVDELGNLYDAIDGAARLAGINGKPQVIEYGKHTPWDYLLSLRAPTLLEKVLQQPHNQLPLTAPLALPEKW; encoded by the coding sequence ATGTTCAAACGGACAGTCATGTATGTTATCGCCGCCGTCGTGCTTGTCTCGCTCGCTGGGGCGGCCGTTATCTTTCCGGGGCTGAAAACCAAAGGCGGCGCCGCCCAGGGCAAAGTTGCCGTTATCTATATCGACGGCGTTATCATCGGGGGGCGGGGGCAAAGCGCCTTGCTAGCCGAGTACGGAGGCACCGACGTTATCATGCGCCAGCTGCACGAAGCGCGGGATGATGCCGCGGTGCGCGCCGTGGTATTACGCATCAACAGCCCCGGCGGCAGTGCGCCGGCGTCGCAAGAAGTGGGCGAGGAAGTGAAAAAGCTGCGGGCGGCCGGCAAGATTGTCGTAACCTCGATGGGGGACGTGGCGGCCTCGGGCGGGTACTGGATCGCCGCCCTGACTGACAAAATTTACGCCAACCCGGCCACGATGACCGGCAGCATCGGCGTATATATCCCCTATGCCAATTGGGAAGAACTTTACCGCAAAATCGGCATCCGCCAGGAAAAAATCAAAAGCGGCCCGCATAAAGATATTTTGTCGCCGGAACGGTCCATGACCGGGGAAGAGCGAGCCATCATTCAGGCGATGGTCGATGACATGTATAATCAATTTGTGGCCGTCGTGGCCGAAGGACGGAAAATGGATCCGGCCCGCGTGCGGCAGTTGGCCGATGGGCGTATTTACACCGGCAATCAGGCCAAAGAACTGGGGCTGGTAGATGAGCTGGGCAACTTGTACGACGCCATTGATGGCGCCGCCCGGCTGGCCGGCATCAATGGCAAACCACAGGTCATTGAATATGGCAAGCATACCCCCTGGGATTATCTCTTGAGTCTACGGGCGCCCACCCTGCTGGAAAAAGTGCTGCAGCAGCCGCACAACCAGCTGCCGCTCACGGCGCCGCTGGCGCTGCCGGAAAAATGGTAG
- a CDS encoding Yip1 family protein, whose protein sequence is MGQLLETLYDVLFHPTAAMRRVASEKRVGQAVLVFLVSVLLPVWGLYFGLKAAGMPQTISVVVLFQLLGSLLLWVIGAGLLHLIAEFFGGRGSALGLFAALGFAQFPRIFIVPLWVLAALLPDGARPLAMAASALFILFWILALHVVAIKGAHALGGAKAALVLAIPFLAAMAIVAMIVIFVSAVAMRWPLFY, encoded by the coding sequence ATGGGCCAGTTGTTGGAAACACTTTATGACGTGCTCTTTCATCCAACGGCGGCGATGCGTCGGGTGGCCAGCGAAAAGCGCGTCGGCCAGGCCGTCCTCGTTTTTCTTGTCAGCGTGCTGCTGCCGGTGTGGGGGCTCTATTTCGGCCTCAAAGCGGCCGGTATGCCACAGACCATCAGCGTTGTGGTGCTTTTTCAGCTCTTGGGCAGCTTGCTCTTATGGGTTATAGGCGCTGGCCTTTTGCACCTCATCGCCGAATTTTTTGGCGGCCGCGGCTCGGCGCTCGGCCTGTTCGCCGCCTTAGGCTTTGCCCAGTTTCCCCGCATCTTTATTGTTCCCCTCTGGGTGCTGGCGGCGCTGCTGCCGGACGGTGCGCGGCCGCTGGCTATGGCCGCTTCGGCTCTTTTCATCCTCTTTTGGATCCTTGCCCTCCATGTGGTGGCGATTAAAGGCGCCCATGCCCTGGGCGGAGCCAAAGCCGCGCTCGTGCTGGCCATTCCTTTTCTGGCCGCTATGGCGATTGTTGCCATGATTGTCATCTTTGTCAGTGCTGTGGCTATGCGCTGGCCGCTTTTTTATTGA
- a CDS encoding response regulator, translating into MVKATVLVIDDQPGIRRLLTEVLAEEGYAVYTSANGYEGIAMAKEIKPALTLMDMKMPGMDGIETLREMKRLGLGEKVLMMTAYGELDLVNQAREMGAYGYITKPFDIIALCQMIREIAGSADSRRLMIG; encoded by the coding sequence ATGGTTAAAGCTACCGTTCTGGTTATCGATGATCAGCCTGGTATCCGGCGGCTTTTGACGGAAGTGCTGGCGGAGGAAGGATATGCTGTATATACCTCGGCAAACGGTTATGAAGGTATCGCCATGGCGAAGGAAATTAAGCCCGCTTTGACCCTGATGGACATGAAAATGCCTGGAATGGACGGCATTGAAACTTTGCGGGAGATGAAGCGTCTCGGTCTTGGGGAAAAGGTGCTGATGATGACGGCTTATGGCGAACTCGACCTGGTGAATCAGGCCCGTGAGATGGGTGCCTATGGGTATATTACCAAGCCTTTTGACATCATCGCCTTATGTCAAATGATCCGTGAAATTGCCGGTTCGGCTGATTCCCGCCGATTAATGATTGGATAG